The Columba livia isolate bColLiv1 breed racing homer chromosome 18, bColLiv1.pat.W.v2, whole genome shotgun sequence genome includes a region encoding these proteins:
- the OGFOD3 gene encoding 2-oxoglutarate and iron-dependent oxygenase domain-containing protein 3 isoform X5, whose product MAPQRRAVPRGPESCGTAAGPERGSRRHCSAKKSRARQDWPWRWLKAALLVSLVVAGGFLSWRCLQNEDGVTEVLARHGDNLRDTFIEVPCSEDYDSHKRFEGCTPRKCGRGVTDAVITREEAERIRRIAERGLSLGGSDGGASILDLHSGALSLGKHFVNLYRYFGDKIQDIFTEEDFALYRDVRQRIQQRIAQAFGISAASLYLTKPTFFSRINNTGAKTTHDEYWHPHVDKVWQELLQSARLVTGS is encoded by the exons ATGGCTCCGCAGCGGCGGGCGGTGCCGCGGGGCCCCGAGAGCTGCGGGacggcggcggggccggagcgCGGGAGCCGCCGCCACTGCAG TGCCAAGAAGAGCAGGGCCCGGCAGGACTGGCCATGGAGGTGGCTCAAGGCCGCGCTCCTCGTCTCCTTGGTCGTTGCTGGGGGTTTCCTGAGCTGGCGCTGCCTGCAGAATGAGGACGGGGTGACGGAGGTGCTGGCCCGTCATGGGGACAACCTGCGGGACACGTTCATCGAGGTCCCCTGCTCTGAGGACTACGACAGCCACAAGAGATTCGAAG GGTGCACTCCCAGGAAGTGTGGCAGAGGTGTGACCGATGCGGTGATCACAAGGGAAGAAGCTGAAAGGATCCGtag AATAGCAGAGAGGGGACTGTCCTTGGGAGGATCTGATGGAGGG GCATCAATTTTGGACTTGCACTCGGGAGCTCTGTCGCTGGGGAAGCATTTTGTCAATCTGTACAG gTACTTTGGGGACAAAATTCAAGACATCTTCACAGAAGAGGATTTTGCATTGTATCG TGATGTGAGACAGCGGATTCAACAAAGGATTGCTCAGGCCTTCGGGATCAGCGCTGCCTCCCTGTACCTGACGAAGCCAACCTTCTTCTCGAGAATAAACAACACGGGAGCCAAGACAACACACGATGAATACTGGCACCCACACGTTGACAAG GTCTGGCAGGAGCTGTTGCAAAGTGCTCGGTTGGTCACTGGTAGCTGA
- the OGFOD3 gene encoding 2-oxoglutarate and iron-dependent oxygenase domain-containing protein 3 isoform X4, with the protein MAPQRRAVPRGPESCGTAAGPERGSRRHCSAKKSRARQDWPWRWLKAALLVSLVVAGGFLSWRCLQNEDGVTEVLARHGDNLRDTFIEVPCSEDYDSHKRFEGCTPRKCGRGVTDAVITREEAERIRRIAERGLSLGGSDGGASILDLHSGALSLGKHFVNLYRYFGDKIQDIFTEEDFALYRDVRQRIQQRIAQAFGISAASLYLTKPTFFSRINNTGAKTTHDEYWHPHVDKQVWQELLQSARLVTGS; encoded by the exons ATGGCTCCGCAGCGGCGGGCGGTGCCGCGGGGCCCCGAGAGCTGCGGGacggcggcggggccggagcgCGGGAGCCGCCGCCACTGCAG TGCCAAGAAGAGCAGGGCCCGGCAGGACTGGCCATGGAGGTGGCTCAAGGCCGCGCTCCTCGTCTCCTTGGTCGTTGCTGGGGGTTTCCTGAGCTGGCGCTGCCTGCAGAATGAGGACGGGGTGACGGAGGTGCTGGCCCGTCATGGGGACAACCTGCGGGACACGTTCATCGAGGTCCCCTGCTCTGAGGACTACGACAGCCACAAGAGATTCGAAG GGTGCACTCCCAGGAAGTGTGGCAGAGGTGTGACCGATGCGGTGATCACAAGGGAAGAAGCTGAAAGGATCCGtag AATAGCAGAGAGGGGACTGTCCTTGGGAGGATCTGATGGAGGG GCATCAATTTTGGACTTGCACTCGGGAGCTCTGTCGCTGGGGAAGCATTTTGTCAATCTGTACAG gTACTTTGGGGACAAAATTCAAGACATCTTCACAGAAGAGGATTTTGCATTGTATCG TGATGTGAGACAGCGGATTCAACAAAGGATTGCTCAGGCCTTCGGGATCAGCGCTGCCTCCCTGTACCTGACGAAGCCAACCTTCTTCTCGAGAATAAACAACACGGGAGCCAAGACAACACACGATGAATACTGGCACCCACACGTTGACAAG CAGGTCTGGCAGGAGCTGTTGCAAAGTGCTCGGTTGGTCACTGGTAGCTGA